A genomic segment from Bacteroidia bacterium encodes:
- the rdgB gene encoding RdgB/HAM1 family non-canonical purine NTP pyrophosphatase, with the protein MPRKDTLPELVFATQNPNKIREIQKALEGRAMIRGLEGFSLEEELPETGQTLEANALQKARFVAERLGIDCFADDTGLEVEALNGAPGVLSARYAGDRKDEVANRKKLLSALTGKPSRKARFRTVIALVLAGRDYLFEGFVDGEITEEETGSGGFGYDPVFRPFPHSRTFGQMSLEEKNALSHRVRAVNKLVEFLAKR; encoded by the coding sequence ATGCCCCGTAAAGATACACTCCCTGAGCTGGTTTTCGCTACCCAAAATCCCAATAAAATCAGGGAAATACAAAAGGCTTTAGAGGGAAGGGCCATGATTCGGGGACTGGAGGGCTTTTCGCTTGAGGAGGAGCTGCCGGAAACAGGACAAACCCTGGAGGCCAACGCGCTTCAGAAAGCCCGCTTTGTGGCCGAGCGCCTCGGAATCGACTGTTTTGCCGACGATACCGGTTTAGAGGTGGAAGCGCTGAATGGCGCACCGGGGGTTCTGTCTGCCCGCTACGCGGGAGACAGAAAAGATGAAGTGGCCAACAGGAAGAAACTGCTCAGCGCACTTACAGGCAAGCCTTCACGGAAGGCCCGTTTCCGTACCGTTATTGCCCTGGTTCTGGCGGGAAGGGATTACCTTTTTGAGGGATTCGTGGATGGCGAGATCACGGAAGAGGAAACAGGTAGCGGCGGGTTCGGGTACGATCCCGTTTTTCGTCCTTTTCCCCATTCACGCACCTTTGGTCAGATGAGCCTCGAAGAGAAAAATGCGCTTAGTCACCGGGTTCGGGCTGTTAATAAATTAGTGGAATTCCTTGCTAAACGCTGA
- the pseB gene encoding UDP-N-acetylglucosamine 4,6-dehydratase (inverting) — protein sequence MKTSKLSFRSVLVTGGTGTFGKAFVREILEQHPEVKRIVVFSRDEQKQFEMNREFPVSTYRQLRYFIGDVRDEQRLLHALDGIEAVVHAAALKHVPVAEYNPMEAIKTNVLGAENLINACLRSNVRRVVALSTDKAAAPINLYGATKLCADKLFVAANSMAGKKDLRFSVVRYGNVLGSRGSVVPFFLSEREKGILPITDRRMTRFNITIEQGVLLSLHALETMMGGEIFVPKIPSFRVTTLARAIAPRAKQVITGIRPGEKIHEEMITADDSLNTVEMKGLYIILPTVPEWDVQKWMKNHRVKKVKEGFSYNSGKNKQWLNEAAIRRMITRHLGVKL from the coding sequence ATGAAAACATCAAAGTTATCATTCCGTTCCGTATTGGTGACCGGCGGGACCGGCACCTTCGGAAAAGCGTTCGTCCGGGAGATCCTGGAGCAGCATCCTGAAGTAAAGAGGATCGTGGTGTTCTCACGCGACGAACAAAAGCAATTTGAAATGAACCGGGAGTTTCCCGTATCAACGTACCGTCAGCTGCGCTATTTCATCGGCGATGTACGGGACGAACAAAGACTCCTGCATGCCCTGGACGGCATCGAAGCCGTAGTACATGCCGCTGCACTCAAACATGTGCCCGTAGCAGAGTACAATCCAATGGAAGCGATAAAGACCAATGTACTTGGAGCAGAAAATCTGATCAATGCCTGTCTGCGCAGCAATGTGAGGCGGGTAGTGGCTCTTTCCACCGACAAGGCTGCGGCCCCGATTAATCTATACGGAGCAACTAAACTCTGCGCCGACAAACTCTTTGTAGCCGCCAACAGCATGGCAGGGAAAAAAGACCTGCGCTTTTCCGTGGTGCGTTACGGGAATGTGCTGGGTTCGCGCGGATCGGTAGTACCCTTTTTTCTGAGTGAACGCGAAAAAGGAATCCTTCCCATCACGGATCGCCGGATGACACGCTTTAACATTACAATTGAACAAGGTGTCCTGCTTTCCCTCCACGCACTGGAAACCATGATGGGGGGAGAAATATTCGTTCCCAAAATCCCTTCGTTCAGAGTCACCACACTTGCAAGGGCTATCGCACCCCGGGCAAAGCAGGTGATCACCGGCATACGACCCGGTGAAAAAATCCATGAAGAAATGATCACCGCCGATGATTCCCTGAATACCGTAGAGATGAAAGGACTTTATATCATTCTTCCCACTGTTCCGGAGTGGGATGTTCAGAAGTGGATGAAAAATCACCGCGTAAAAAAAGTGAAAGAAGGCTTTTCCTATAATTCAGGAAAGAATAAACAATGGCTCAATGAGGCCGCTATCCGCCGCATGATCACCAGACACCTCGGAGTGAAACTGTAA
- a CDS encoding glycosyltransferase family protein: MKKRPGIITQARMGSTRLPGKVFSSVGNGNLMDIHLGRLRQTGLEFAIATTEKPDDDAFIIYGKKYELNVYRGSEENVLLRFFETAEYFEFDPVIRVTSDCPLIDPALILRGLEEHLAFERNDLYTSNTIERTYPRGFDFEIFSFDMLRAAKEHAATAFEKEHVTPWIRANAESLHHITDPENHSDLRVTVDTAEDLELIRQLVLEHRAHLLPAQEITRILTTHPQLAAINAHIRQKEE, translated from the coding sequence ATGAAAAAACGTCCCGGTATCATTACCCAGGCGCGAATGGGCAGCACCCGTTTGCCGGGGAAAGTTTTTTCCTCAGTTGGGAACGGGAACCTGATGGACATTCACCTCGGAAGATTGCGTCAGACCGGATTAGAATTTGCAATAGCCACAACAGAAAAGCCGGACGATGATGCTTTTATTATTTACGGAAAGAAATACGAACTGAATGTTTACCGGGGAAGCGAAGAAAATGTACTGCTCCGCTTTTTCGAAACGGCAGAATACTTCGAGTTTGACCCTGTGATTCGTGTCACTTCTGATTGTCCACTCATTGATCCCGCCCTGATTCTGCGAGGCCTGGAGGAACATCTTGCATTTGAGCGTAACGATCTGTATACCTCCAACACGATAGAAAGAACCTATCCGCGGGGTTTTGATTTTGAAATATTTTCCTTCGATATGCTGCGCGCGGCAAAGGAACATGCGGCGACGGCTTTCGAAAAAGAACATGTCACACCCTGGATCCGTGCTAACGCAGAATCACTGCATCACATCACCGACCCGGAAAACCATTCCGATCTCCGCGTTACCGTAGACACAGCGGAAGACCTGGAACTGATCCGGCAACTCGTGCTTGAACACCGTGCTCACCTGCTCCCCGCACAGGAAATTACCCGTATTCTGACCACTCATCCCCAACTGGCAGCAATCAACGCACATATACGTCAGAAGGAAGAATGA